The DNA window GCCAGACCGGCGGAACCGGTGACGCGTGCAGGACAAAATCACGCGCCGAAACCCGCACGCCCGTGCGGAGCGTGCGGGAAAAGTCGGATCCACGTGAGATCCGATGGCGGGGCGCAGTCATCGATCAGCGAACCGAGCCACATGACGGACTCGGTTGTCGGGCCGACGATCAGGCCGTGAGCTTTGCGCGGCCCTTGGTGCGACGGCTGTTCACGATCGCGCGACCGGCGCGCGTACGCATACGCAACCGGAAACCGTGCACGCGTGCACGACGACGGTTGTTCGGCTGGAAGGTCCGCTTGCCCTTGGCCACGGTGACTCCTTGTGCTCCGTGCGTGACCCCGGCGGCTTGCGCCGTGGAACCACGTCTTTCTGGTTGGTCTGTTGATCCGGGAGCGGTGCCGAACTGATGTCGGTGGTATCGGTCGGCCGACCTCGGCGGAACCGGCGATCTCTCGACCGATCCCATCGCGGCGGCCGCGCAAATCCGCAACCTGGATGACCAGTCGAGACTACTGAGAGACCGGGCTCAA is part of the Gordonia bronchialis DSM 43247 genome and encodes:
- the rpmH gene encoding 50S ribosomal protein L34; the protein is MAKGKRTFQPNNRRRARVHGFRLRMRTRAGRAIVNSRRTKGRAKLTA